A genomic stretch from Eubacterium sulci ATCC 35585 includes:
- a CDS encoding glutaredoxin, translated as MKKLTFIYLKGCPYCMKAKKAFDALLDANEEYKKVEIDAVEESENPDRIASLNYYHVPTYYIGDEKLFEASPGDSYEVIEAATKKALEAALSE; from the coding sequence ATGAAAAAGTTGACATTTATATATTTAAAAGGATGCCCATATTGTATGAAGGCGAAGAAAGCTTTTGATGCACTTTTAGACGCTAATGAGGAGTACAAGAAGGTAGAGATAGATGCAGTAGAGGAGAGCGAAAATCCAGATAGAATTGCAAGTCTCAACTACTATCATGTGCCAACATATTACATTGGAGATGAGAAGCTATTTGAGGCATCACCTGGGGATTCCTATGAGGTTATTGAGGCAGCAACTAAGAAAGCTCTAGAAGCTGCTTTATCAGAGTAG
- a CDS encoding phosphoribosylaminoimidazole-succinocarboxamide synthase, which yields MKEFKPVKEGKVREIYDIGDSLILVASDRISAFDVILKNLIVGKGEVLTKMSKFWFDLTKDIVPNHMLSVDTKDMPEFFQNEKFEGRSMMCKKLNMLPVECIVRGYITGSGWSSYQKTGEVCGIKLEEGLKESQKLSEPIYTPSTKAEIGDHDENISFEQSIDVIEREFPGHGREYAEKIKDCTIALYRKCADYALERGIIIADTKFEFGVDEDGNIVIGDEMLTPDSSRFWPAEGYEAGKSQPSFDKQFVRDWLKANPDSDYLLPQDVIDKTISKYQEAFDKLTK from the coding sequence ATGAAGGAGTTTAAGCCTGTTAAAGAGGGTAAGGTACGCGAGATTTACGATATTGGTGACAGTCTGATTTTGGTCGCAAGCGATAGAATATCAGCTTTTGATGTGATTCTAAAGAACCTCATCGTCGGCAAGGGAGAAGTTTTGACTAAGATGTCAAAGTTCTGGTTTGATCTGACAAAGGACATAGTTCCAAACCATATGCTTTCGGTTGATACCAAGGATATGCCAGAGTTCTTCCAAAATGAAAAATTTGAGGGAAGATCTATGATGTGCAAGAAGCTTAATATGCTTCCAGTAGAGTGCATCGTAAGAGGATATATCACAGGTAGTGGTTGGAGCAGCTATCAGAAGACAGGCGAGGTTTGCGGTATTAAGCTAGAGGAAGGACTCAAGGAGTCACAGAAGCTAAGTGAACCTATTTACACACCTAGCACCAAGGCAGAAATCGGAGATCACGACGAGAATATATCCTTTGAGCAGAGCATAGATGTAATCGAACGCGAATTCCCTGGACACGGAAGAGAGTACGCTGAGAAGATTAAGGACTGCACTATTGCGCTTTATAGAAAGTGCGCAGATTATGCTCTTGAGCGCGGAATCATCATCGCAGACACTAAGTTTGAATTTGGTGTAGATGAAGATGGCAATATCGTAATCGGCGATGAGATGCTAACTCCAGATAGCTCACGCTTCTGGCCTGCAGAAGGCTACGAGGCAGGAAAATCACAGCCTTCATTTGACAAGCAGTTCGTTCGTGACTGGCTAAAGGCAAATCCAGATAGCGATTATCTTCTTCCTCAGGATGTCATAGACAAAACTATATCCAAATATCAAGAAGCCTTTGATAAACTAACAAAATAG
- a CDS encoding phosphoglyceromutase (catalyzes the interconversion of 2-phosphoglycerate and 3-phosphoglycerate) codes for MEIKHRPTMLMILDGFGLNSNKEVNAIAKARTPHFDEIFKSYPHTELAASGLAVGLPEGQMGNSEVGHTNIGAGRVVFQELTRISQQARSGEILRNSELVKAMDNALNNGKSLHLMGLLSDGGVHSHIEHLKALLSMAKSKGLDTVFVHCFLDGRDVPPKSAQKYISELEDFMAELGLGEIATVSGRYYAMDRDNRFDRVQKAYDAIVNRKAELFDTAKLALDTAYDKDETDEFVLPCCIKTKSSENGKSQGNICDGDSVIMFNFRPDRAREITRAIVDPNFDGFDRGAVRNNITYICMTQYDASIPNVGIAFPPQSLSNTFGEYISALGLKQLRIAETEKYAHVTFFFNGGIEEAYPGEDRILVPSPKVATYDLQPEMSAFEVTDKVVEAVESAKYDCIILNFANADMVGHTGVMDAAIKAIEALDTCVGRISDAILKADGQILMTADHGNADEMLDENGNVMTAHSLNPVPLVHIAREPLALKDGGKLCDLAPSLLDLMGIAIPEEMTGESLIKRD; via the coding sequence ATGGAGATAAAACACAGACCGACAATGCTGATGATTTTAGACGGCTTTGGTCTAAATTCTAATAAAGAGGTAAATGCTATTGCAAAGGCTAGGACGCCTCATTTTGATGAGATATTCAAAAGCTACCCACACACCGAGCTTGCAGCAAGCGGACTTGCAGTTGGGCTTCCAGAAGGTCAGATGGGTAACTCCGAGGTTGGACACACCAATATAGGTGCCGGAAGAGTTGTTTTTCAGGAGCTTACTCGCATAAGCCAGCAGGCAAGGAGTGGAGAGATTTTAAGAAATTCTGAGCTTGTGAAAGCAATGGATAATGCCCTCAATAATGGCAAAAGCCTTCATCTAATGGGACTACTTTCTGACGGTGGAGTTCACAGCCACATAGAGCATCTTAAGGCTCTGCTTTCGATGGCAAAATCAAAGGGACTTGACACCGTTTTCGTGCACTGTTTCCTCGACGGAAGAGACGTTCCACCAAAGAGCGCACAAAAGTATATAAGCGAGCTTGAGGACTTCATGGCAGAGCTTGGACTTGGTGAAATCGCAACAGTATCAGGAAGATACTATGCCATGGATAGAGATAATCGCTTTGATAGAGTGCAAAAGGCTTATGATGCTATTGTAAATCGTAAGGCAGAGCTCTTTGACACTGCAAAGCTTGCCCTTGATACTGCATATGATAAAGATGAGACCGATGAGTTTGTATTGCCATGCTGCATCAAAACAAAAAGCTCTGAAAACGGCAAAAGCCAAGGCAATATTTGCGATGGCGACAGCGTAATAATGTTCAACTTTAGACCTGACAGAGCAAGAGAGATAACAAGAGCAATAGTAGACCCTAACTTTGATGGATTCGATAGAGGTGCGGTTAGAAATAATATCACATATATCTGTATGACTCAGTATGATGCTTCGATTCCTAATGTTGGAATTGCCTTCCCACCTCAGTCGCTTTCTAACACATTTGGAGAGTACATCTCTGCACTTGGACTTAAGCAGCTACGCATAGCCGAAACAGAAAAGTATGCACATGTTACTTTCTTCTTTAATGGAGGAATAGAGGAAGCTTATCCAGGCGAGGACAGAATCCTAGTGCCATCACCTAAGGTTGCGACATATGATTTACAGCCTGAGATGAGCGCTTTTGAGGTAACGGACAAGGTGGTAGAGGCGGTAGAAAGTGCCAAGTATGACTGTATAATTCTAAACTTTGCAAATGCAGATATGGTCGGACACACGGGAGTTATGGATGCTGCAATCAAAGCCATTGAGGCTCTTGACACATGTGTAGGCAGAATTTCAGACGCTATACTTAAGGCCGATGGTCAGATTCTCATGACTGCAGACCACGGAAACGCAGACGAAATGCTTGACGAAAACGGAAACGTGATGACAGCTCACTCGCTAAATCCAGTGCCACTAGTACATATAGCAAGAGAGCCTCTAGCCCTAAAGGATGGCGGAAAGCTCTGCGACCTAGCACCAAGCCTTCTTGATCTTATGGGAATTGCAATTCCAGAGGAGATGACCGGAGAGAGTTTGATAAAAAGAGATTAG